One Nitrospirota bacterium DNA segment encodes these proteins:
- a CDS encoding helix-turn-helix transcriptional regulator produces the protein MKAKKKDEFVPAKPHGGLTSGEVIRMLRDLKGWTQEELAKRSGISATNLSLLENNRVEIGKKRVEQLAKAFGVHPAIIMFPEYEAAEIERAA, from the coding sequence ATGAAAGCGAAGAAGAAAGATGAGTTCGTCCCGGCCAAGCCGCATGGCGGACTGACTTCAGGCGAAGTTATCCGGATGCTTCGTGACCTGAAGGGGTGGACCCAGGAGGAGCTTGCCAAACGTTCCGGCATCAGCGCAACGAACCTGAGCCTTCTGGAAAATAATCGGGTAGAAATAGGCAAGAAGCGGGTTGAGCAGTTGGCAAAGGCATTCGGCGTCCATCCCGCGATCATCATGTTTCCGGAATATGAGGCCGCAGAGATTGAGAGAGCTGCCTGA